A stretch of the Cyprinus carpio isolate SPL01 chromosome B4, ASM1834038v1, whole genome shotgun sequence genome encodes the following:
- the LOC109081144 gene encoding gastrula zinc finger protein XlCGF7.1-like isoform X1, translating into MLLFTPEFPKGVTGCDPRNTIIKMAFIKEESEDIKIKETFKQEDTEKQTKMEFIKEESEEIKIEETFRVKREDTEEQTGLMTLKEESQELNEEDHFNSEKTRKRAKKKANRSYFTCQQCGKSFTRKGNLEVHMRVHTGEKPFTCSQCGRSFTYKRTLDVHIRIHTGEKPFTCQKCGKSYTEKGNLKDHMRVHTGEKPYTCNLCGKSFIRKSNLKTHMRIHSGEKPYTCSQCGKSFTYTQYLDDHMRIHTGEKHFTCQHCGKSFTQKGNFRKHMKIHSGEKPFTCDQSFGRKVTP; encoded by the exons ATGCTGCTCTTCACTCCCGAGTTTCCTAAAGGTGTTACTGGATGTG ATCCACGTAACACTATTATAAAGATGgcatttattaaagaggagagtgaagacattaagattaaagaaacattcaaacaagaagatactgagaaacaaacaaagatggagtttattaaagaggagagtgaagagatcaagattgaagaaacattcagagtcaaacgtgaagatactgaggaacaaacag GCCTGATGacactgaaagaggagagtcaagaactCAATGAAGAAGATCACTTTAATTCTGAAAAGACTCGAAAAAGAGCTAAAAAGAAAGCAAATAGAAGttatttcacctgccaacagtgtgggaaAAGTTTCACCAGAAAAGGAAATCTTGaagttcacatgagagttcacactggagagaaacctttcacatGCTCTCAATGTGGAAGAAGTTTTACATATAAACGTACCCTTGATGTCCAcataagaattcacactggagagaaacctttcacctgccaaaaatgtggaaagagttacactgaaaaaggaaaccttaaagaccacatgagagttcacactggagagaaaccttacacctgcaatctgtgtggaaagagcttcattCGAAAATCAAACCTTAAAacccacatgagaattcacagtggagagaaaccttacacttgctctcaatgtggaaaaagttttacaTATACACAATACCTCGATGACCATATGaggattcatactggagagaaacatttcacctgccaacattgtggaaagagtttcactcaaaaaggaaactTTAGGAAACACATGAAGATTCACAGTGGAGAGAAGCCCTTTACATGTGATCAGAGTTTCGGACGTAAAGTTACTCCTTAA
- the LOC109081144 gene encoding gastrula zinc finger protein XlCGF57.1-like isoform X2 — protein MLLFTPEFPKGVTGCDPRNTIIKMAFIKEESEDIKIKETFKQEDTEKQTKMEFIKEESEEIKIEETFRVKREDTEEQTDLMTLKDESQELNQKEENKQKEAQKVANRSYFTCQQCGKSFKEHGKLNSHMRIHTGEKPFVCQQCGKSFTEKGNLNVHMRVHTGESPFTCQQCGKNFTQKVHHKNHMRIHSGEKPYTCKMCEKSFTQKSNLKSHMKIHSGEKPYTCSHCQRSFTYKHNLDVHTRTHTGEKPFTCQLCGKSFIRKPNLKIHMTIHSGEKPFICSQCGKSFTYKHHLKDHVRIHSGQKPFTCKLCGKSFTKRGDLNKHMKIHTGENYFTCQQCGKSFTRKGNLEVHMRVHTGEKPFTCSQCGRSFTYKRTLDVHIRIHTGEKPFTCQKCGKSYTEKGNLKDHMRVHTGEKPYTCNLCGKSFIRKSNLKTHMRIHSGEKPYTCSQCGKSFTYTQYLDDHMRIHTGEKHFTCQHCGKSFTQKGNFRKHMKIHSGEKPFTCDQSFGRKVTP, from the exons ATGCTGCTCTTCACTCCCGAGTTTCCTAAAGGTGTTACTGGATGTG ATCCACGTAACACTATTATAAAGATGgcatttattaaagaggagagtgaagacattaagattaaagaaacattcaaacaagaagatactgagaaacaaacaaagatggagtttattaaagaggagagtgaagagatcaagattgaagaaacattcagagtcaaacgtgaagatactgaggaacaaacag ACCTGATGACACTGAAAGATGAGAGTCAAGAACTCAAtcaaaaggaagaaaataaacaaaaagaagcTCAAAAGGTGGCAAATAGAAGttatttcacctgccaacagtgtggaaagagtttcaaagaGCATGGAAAACTCAAttcccacatgagaattcacactggagagaaaccttttgtctgccaacaatgtggaaagagttttaccgaaaaaggaaaccttaatgttcacatgagagttcacactggagaaagccctttcacctgccaacagtgtggaaagaacTTCACACAAAAAGTTCACCATAAaaaccacatgagaattcattctggagagaagccttacacctgcaaaaTGTGTGAAAAGAGCTTCACTCAAAAATCCAACCTTAAAAGtcacatgaaaattcacagtggagagaaaccttacacatgtTCTCATTGTCAAAGgagttttacatataaacataaccTTGATGTCCACACaagaactcacactggagagaaacctttcacctgccaactgtgtggaaagagtttcattcgAAAGCCGAACCTTAAAATCCACATGACAATTCACagtggagagaaaccattcataTGTtctcaatgtggaaaaagttttacaTACAAACACCACCTCAAGGACCACGTGAGGATTCATTCTGGacagaaacctttcacctgcaaactgtgtggaaagagtttcactaaAAGAGGAGACCTTAACAAACACATGAagattcatactggagagaa ttatttcacctgccaacagtgtgggaaAAGTTTCACCAGAAAAGGAAATCTTGaagttcacatgagagttcacactggagagaaacctttcacatGCTCTCAATGTGGAAGAAGTTTTACATATAAACGTACCCTTGATGTCCAcataagaattcacactggagagaaacctttcacctgccaaaaatgtggaaagagttacactgaaaaaggaaaccttaaagaccacatgagagttcacactggagagaaaccttacacctgcaatctgtgtggaaagagcttcattCGAAAATCAAACCTTAAAacccacatgagaattcacagtggagagaaaccttacacttgctctcaatgtggaaaaagttttacaTATACACAATACCTCGATGACCATATGaggattcatactggagagaaacatttcacctgccaacattgtggaaagagtttcactcaaaaaggaaactTTAGGAAACACATGAAGATTCACAGTGGAGAGAAGCCCTTTACATGTGATCAGAGTTTCGGACGTAAAGTTACTCCTTAA